TCACCTCCCTCGTTGATGTCGCGTCTCCCGGTCGCTTCTGGGGCGCAGGCCCCGCGAGCGGTTCTACCCACAGGATCAGCGTCGCCGCGCGCGCGCGCCCAGGCGGTTCCGCCGTCGCGGCGCGCGTTCGCCAGGTCTGGAGCAGTCGAATCGCGCTTCACCGGATCAGTGGACGCATCGCCAGCGCAGAATCCCCCGCCTTCTCCTACCGCCGTGCGATCTGGCGCATCACCGGATCGACCGCAGGCCTGCGACCCGCCCATCGCCACCGCTGCTATCGCCCCAGTCGCACCAGTCGAGGTCCCTCGAACCGCTGTTCGCCCGCAGGCTTGTGCATCGCCGACCGCTGCGCCGCCGCAACCTGTCGTCTCCGTTCGCCCCGCCGTGGCACCCGTGACTACGCCCGCGTCGGCACAGGCCAGCGCGGCGTTGCCCGAATCGCCGCGTGGACCCTCGGAAGCGCCGCGAGGCATGGCTTCGGGGGAGGCCCTCGCTGTGTCGACGGGCCACGAGAGGGCAGGGGGACTTCCCTCCGGCTCGGCCGACGCAGCGCGTCCGGCTGGGCGAAGCACGGGGGAAGGTTCAGGCGAAAGCGTTCCGCGCAACGGTGGGGCAGGGGAGGCCAGCCACCCCCCGTCGGAAGGTCCCAGCGATGCGCCGCCCGGGTTCCTCGGCGGACCTTCTCCGCACTACCCCGCGCGGGCGCGCGACGAGCAGCGCCAGGGCGGGGTTCGCGTGCGGGTGCACGTCAACGCCGAGGGTCAGGTCGATGCGGTCGAGCTCGATGGCTCGAGCGGTCACTCCGACCTTGATGCGGCGGCGCGTGAGACGGCGTGGTCGTGGCGCTTCCGCCCGGCGGTGCGTGTCGGTCGTCCG
This is a stretch of genomic DNA from Pseudomonadota bacterium. It encodes these proteins:
- a CDS encoding TonB family protein, whose translation is MTGSGRFMLLSALAHAVVAGVGGWMLVTGASCDPAPPTPLVLHEVTLLPRLMSPPSLMSRLPVASGAQAPRAVLPTGSASPRARAQAVPPSRRAFARSGAVESRFTGSVDASPAQNPPPSPTAVRSGASPDRPQACDPPIATAAIAPVAPVEVPRTAVRPQACASPTAAPPQPVVSVRPAVAPVTTPASAQASAALPESPRGPSEAPRGMASGEALAVSTGHERAGGLPSGSADAARPAGRSTGEGSGESVPRNGGAGEASHPPSEGPSDAPPGFLGGPSPHYPARARDEQRQGGVRVRVHVNAEGQVDAVELDGSSGHSDLDAAARETAWSWRFRPAVRVGRPVGCWVRRTVVFRLE